The genomic stretch CAAGGTGCCGATGAGCCGCATCCGGCACATCACCACCTTCTACAAGACCTTCAGCTTGGTGCCCAAGGGCCGCCACGAGGTTCACGTCTGCATGGGCACCGCCTGTCACGTGCGTGGCGCCGAGCGGGTGCTCGACACGGTCAAGGAAGTGACCGGAGTCGGTCCCGGCGAAACCGACCCCGAACTGAATTTCAGCGTCGAAACCGTCAACTGCCTCGGCTGTTGCGCCCTGGGCCCGGTGATGGTGGTCGATGGTGAATATCACGGCAACGTGGAAACCGCCGAAACCGCTGAAGTGCTGAAGCAATGCACCTGCAGCGGTGAGTGAGGAAAGACTATGCCAAGGATGAAATCAGCTGCCGAGCTGGAGGAATTCCGCCAGCAGATTCTCGCGCAAAGGGATGCCGACCAGCCCTGCTTCACCCTCTGTTCCGGCAGTGCCTGCCATGCCACCGGCTGCGGTCCGGTGGCCGCGGCGGTCGAACAGGAACTGGAAAAACAGGGGTTGACCGACAAGGTTCGTTTCCGGCGCACCGGTTGTCACGGCTTCTGCGAACAGGGGCCGGTCGCCGTCATCTACCCGGAAGGGATCTGCTATCTCAAGGTCAAGCCGGAGGATGTCGCCGAAATCATCACCGAAACCATCGTCAACAAGAAGGTGATCGACCGACTGCTCTACGTCGACCCGAACACCGGCGAGAAGGCGACTCTGGAAAACGAGATCCCCTTCTACAAGAACCAGCAGCGCCTGATCCTCGGCCTGAACCTGGAAATCGATCCCCAGAGCCTGGAGG from Geothermobacter hydrogeniphilus encodes the following:
- a CDS encoding complex I 24 kDa subunit family protein gives rise to the protein MDIATVDQIIDKHQSEAGSLIQVLLDIQSQNNWLPKEALTRVSERLKVPMSRIRHITTFYKTFSLVPKGRHEVHVCMGTACHVRGAERVLDTVKEVTGVGPGETDPELNFSVETVNCLGCCALGPVMVVDGEYHGNVETAETAEVLKQCTCSGE